The proteins below are encoded in one region of Purpureocillium takamizusanense chromosome 11, complete sequence:
- a CDS encoding uncharacterized protein (COG:D~EggNog:ENOG503Q4NT), whose product MTSPQPRRSSFGMLLKRSKSGDFGKGKKAQALKEAELERQRQAAASRIPPKLPEFTNHSEQLSKSLGHDLQPSEPAYSLAPGHHGVSRGSAEAPRTYTAANHPPVPPIPFDPYARTESMTHRGRYSYASSAISTINSPRRVRRRKDPTPFNILVIGTRGSGKTSFIEFLKTAFALPAHKRPTRKPEEDDFKVPAPASGNFVPHYLETEIDSERIGLTIWDSEGVEKNLVDLQLREMSGFLESKFEETFAEEMKVIRSPGVQDTHIHAVFFVLDPAALDRNIASARKAAGYQNGGINGLSNRTFGGLDNDVDLQVLRALHGKTTVIPVIAKADTVTTKHMNVLKKAVWDSIKKANLDPLEALGLDEEGDDLSGRIDEEDEDAIEDEQHMMPSPPTSPNSKRLSSQSIRRHKAQPETKEDDTPFLPLSIISPDLYEPGVTGRQFPWGFADPYNETHCDFQRLKEAVFSEWRAELREASREQWYEGWRTNKLNRGSGTSFRAR is encoded by the exons ATGACCAGCCCCCAGCCGCGTCGCTCCAGCTTCGGAATGTTGCTCAAGCGTAGCAAGAGCGGCGACTttggcaagggcaagaaggctCAGGCTCTTAaagaggccgagctcgagcgccagcgccaggccgCTGCATCGCGCATCCCCCCCAAGCTGCCCGAGTTCACCAACCACTCCGAGCAGCTCTCCAAGTccctcggccacgacctGCAGCCCTCCGAGCCCGCTTACAGCCTCGCGCCCGGCCATCACGGCGTCAGTCGCGGTTCCGCCGAGGCCCCTCGCACCTACACGGCCGCAAaccacccgcccgtcccccccATCCCCTTTGATCCCTATGCTCGCACCGAGAGCATGACGCACCGCGGCCGTTACAGCTACGCCAGCAGTGCCATCAGCACCATCAACAGCCCTCGGAGGGTCCGTAGAAGAAAGGATCCCACTCCCTTCAA TATTCTCGTCATCGGGACACGAGGCTCGGGAAAGACTTCCTTCATCGAGTTTCTCAAGACGGCCTttgcgctgcccgcccacaaGCGCCCAACCCGCAAGCCCGAAGAGGATGACTTCAAGGTcccggcgcccgccagcggcaaTTTTGTGCCCCACTACCTCGAGACGGAGATTGACAGTGAGCGCATTGGCCTGACCATTTGGGACTCGGAGGGCGTTGAGAAGAACCTGGTAGATCTCCAGCTGAGGGAGATGTCGGGCTTCCTGGAGAGCAAGTTCGAGGAGACCTTTGCCGAGGAGATGAAGGTTATCCGTTCGCCGGGCGTGCAAGACACCCACATCcacgccgtcttcttcgttCTGGACCCGGCCGCGCTCGACCGCAACATTGCCTCGGCTCGCAAGGCTGCAGGCTACCAGAACGGCGGCATCAACGGCCTTAGTAACCGCACctttggcggcctcgacaacgACGTGGATCTCCAGGTTCTGCGCGCCCTTCACGGCAAGACGACTGTCATTCCCGTCATCGCCAAAGCAGACACGGTCACGACCAAGCACATGAATGTTCTCAAGAAGGCTGTCTGGGACAGCATCAAGAAGGCCAATCTCGACCcgctcgaggccctgggtttggacgaggagggcgacgacctgTCCGGCCGgatcgacgaggaggacgaggatgccatcgaggatgagcagcatatgatgccgtcgccgccgacgtctccCAACTCGAAGCGCCTCTCGAGCCAGTCGATCCGCAGACACAAGGCCCAACCGGAGACCAAGGAGGACGACACGCCATTTCTGCCGCTGTCCATCATCAGCCCCGACCTCTACGAGCCCGGCGTCACTGGCCGGCAATTCCCCTGGGGCTTCGCCGACCCGTACAACGAGACGCACTGCGACTTCCAGCGCCTCAAGGAGGCCGTGTTCAGCGAGTggcgcgccgagctgcgTGAGGCGAGCCGAGAGCAGTGGTACGAGGGCTGGCGTACGAACAAGCTCAATCGCGGCTCCGGAACGTCTTTTCGTGCCCGATAG